In one Silene latifolia isolate original U9 population chromosome 10, ASM4854445v1, whole genome shotgun sequence genomic region, the following are encoded:
- the LOC141604816 gene encoding uncharacterized protein LOC141604816, protein MKRKALANGESHAEENGTNGALANPSNAEVGPGDVIWVKHQGGSWWPAQIVDEKAVSNRNKPRRKRSEDVLVRLYGSYEYLFVDPVANLVEFDKVLKRHKGSHKEIIQEALRQGFKTKARSAKAKGNGEKDVDDDTQVSNGNDVTPQKPGESARRLKVMQGLGLIAPSGSPFLKNGHSLTLVQ, encoded by the exons atgaaaaGGAAAGCTCTTGCAAATGGTGAGAGCCATGCTGAAGAAAACGGCACAAATGGAGCCTTAGCTAACCCGTCCAATGCTGAAGTCGGACCTGGAGATGTCATTTGGGTCAAACATCAAGGCGGTTCATGGTGGCCTGCACAG ATAGTGGACGAGAAAGCTGTTAGCAATCGAAACAAACCCCGAAGAAAAAGAAGTGAAGATGTCCTTGTGCGACTATATGGATCATATGAGTA CTTGTTTGTGGACCCTGTTGCAAATCTTGTCGAATTTGATAAG GTGCTCAAGCGACATAAAGGTAGTCACAAGGAGATTATTCAGGAAGCTTTGAGACAG GGCTTCAAGACCAAGGCACGAAGTGCGAAGGCTAAAG GGAATGGAGAGAAAGATGTGGACGACGACACGCAGGTTAGCAATGGCAAT GATGTCACACCTCAAAAACCTGGAGAAAGTGCTCGAAGATTGAAAGTAATGCAGGGTCTTGGCCTCATAGCTCCTTCGGGTTCACCATTTCTCAAAAATGGACATAGTTTGACTCTAGTGCAGTGA